The sequence aatatattatcatgtGCCTTCTGAAACTGCCAGttactaattaaatatattaatgtaaatattttagatgATATTACTTTTTTACAAAGCGACATTTTTTCACAGAATAACTTAGAAATAAAGTGTGTTGTATTTTTTGGCTAAAAGTGTATTTGATTAGAATTGAAGTGTACTTAATAAtcgtaagaaaaaataaatatagataatcGGTTATTGAAATATAGATTGTAAAtgtgtcaaagtcaaatcattttatttcatttaggccttttacaagcacttatggaggttaaaaaatataaacaagtttaaatctagttgcccattctaaaagtagcttcctatggagaagaatggGAAAGAATgagaagatcatgtagaattggaaacaaaaaaaatataagagtaAAAAGCGTAAAGTATATGAGTATAAGTCatagtaattatgtaaattataaagagaaaaatataaaatttataaaaaatatagacgcccttgaaattttatttctgtGAAAAAATGCCAAGTCCACTAATAACGCATAAGCATTGTtacattttgtaattatttttaattatttatttttacattttagttACTAAGAATAAAGCTTCTACTTCTAGTTAATTATGAACTAAAATCGTTTAGATGCCATACAAATGTGtaatagtttatattattttggttGTTTTATCCCTCGGTAATAATCTTTCTTTGCATTTACCAAAAAATGAACTCTtaataaatttttgtttttaatttaactttacttgttttatttgttagtaAAAATCCTTTTCTATAAAGATGGGTGAAGAATAAGAACCTTGAATTTTAATAGAATATACAATATTAAAACCTAATGGTAAAATACAAGAATATGTACATTCTCGTATTTTTCTTTCGTTAGCAAACCTAAGATTGCTTAACACTACATTTCATATAACACGTTTAATAATTACATAGACAGCAAATTAAGAGATGTTTTAATTACCCAATAGACAAAAAACAGTGATACACACACTTACACAAATAATTATAAGTACGATTGTACTGAGTATCCAACGGGTATCGGACATAAGCGCCCTCTGGCGGAGATAAACCGCCGAAGCTCGCGctcacaaattaaattaaatcgtaGCGACAGCAAAATAGTTGGTAATCAATTCAGTTATAATGatgaagattttttacattgataAAGTTACCTCACAACAaatgaagtaaaaaatattgaaaagaacATGtcggaaaataaaatgaaagttgAAAATGAAGAGATACAAAACTTTTCTATATTTTACATGAGCTGTAGTGTCTTGCTTATATATTTTGACTGTCATAAAGTCTCTAGTCCTTTCGGTATGGAGGTTAAAATCGCAGATACACATATTACAGCTAGACGTTATTAATGTACACCAAcaatcaatattaataaaaaagtttaacGTTACAGCTTACGGTTAAAcaaaaacccaaaaaaataaCCCAAAATAAACAGATCTATCTCCTTTCTACGCTAACGCTACAAAGCGCCGTGGCCCGTAAATCTTGTCCCGCAGTGTTTCTCaaccgtctgtctgtctgatcGCGACTATACGGAAATGAAATAAAGATACACCCAGCTAGACTTTGTGTACGATTTCCATCTAGACTGCAAGAGAAATATCTAAGATTGGAAATGGAGGATAACAATAGAACTGTTTAAAGAAAGGGATCATGCATGTAGAATTTATCGTGTAGTATATGTAAGTTCTAAAGAAAATGCAATGACAATTGCAGCTACAATTGCCGCCTTCACTACGGAATGGAATAGAATCATTTATTAACCAAGTGTtggttttcaaaaaatatggGACATAACCCAATGTTAAATGGTTTTTCAAAATGTCATAACAAACATACGAAAGAAATCATATTATATCtaatgaattgagaacctcctttttgggaagttgggaGCCTTCTTAACATAATTATCTTATTTTTCGATAGGTGCCTATAAAATTCTCTGAAGGGTACTTTGCTtatcgttattatttatttatcactaaCCTGACTGCTGTGGAATGTAGGtcgaaaataattaatacatagaAATACATTCATTGTGAATCATGTTTAGTTAGCTCGAGCATTAGGGTTCCTTATATATTCAAAGGTTTAAAAGACTAGGTCAGTGTGTATCCTTAGAGAGGCAAACAAATAGACCAACATAAAAATTTcgtttaattgaaaaaatatttcagtgttacatagtcTATTTTTGACATATTGCgacgactccaaataaaattgggaacaggacagGCGGAAGAGGAAGATGTAGTCTATTTTTCGAAGCAGGCTTTAGattattttatccgggtgcaagAAGTAGTTTCCACTAGACACGGGTGACGCCGATAGCGCAAGCTGTTTCGGTAATAAATTCAGGTTCAACATTTTAAGTCAAGCCTACAAAATGGGTATGGAACCCTTTGCGTACTAAAATACACACTTGACAGAACTTAATGAGCATCTCTGTCTCAACCCGAATGATCTAACTAATTGGGTTAAATTCTAATTAATCACAAGTTCAATGTTCATTACAATATTATCGTGTTTATTGCTGTATTATTAAgaattgtttattataaatatttgagcTAATTTGTCTGTATGTTGGGGAGTAGGAATTGTTAACTTAATTATGGATTGTTTTAGTGAAGTTCACTAACCCTCTACTATGCCtcttgtcaaaaaaatatttgtatgagaCATTGAAAACGATAAATAGTcgatataataattaagaaattaataacaatgttaacttattatacacaaatgtaatatatatatatacatatttatgtatgtatttaattattaagtcacaattgtaatgtaaataaataactataattattgTCCTTTTAGATGTAAGAAGAATTAAACAGTATATATATGTTGTGTTgagatagttttaagttaatttgctgcgccctaacagggtaatgtatacctaggataaggatgtatttctgtaactgtatacatttttgcaataaataaataaataaataaataaaacaacactgaAGTCTGATACCTAGCAAATATctaatcgttgttacgtgtgtacttccattcattttcatactgatttataagcccaaatcaactatcggccgactaaatcaCTGTAGTGTGCGCGCGCTGTAAGACATAGGGTACGGACAGAGAGATGTGAATTTATGgtcgatttataaaaaaaaacaggacgATTTATATtcagtgtaagtaggtacatcatACATGGTGAAAAAAATGCACtacctataaattatttaaccaGATTAAATTGGCACTTAAACCTGTATCaagaatataaacaaaaacaagcaAAGACATTGGATAACTCAATAACAAGATAGATACAGTCATACATGAGGTCACGCTAGCAGATAATACCACGATTAAATAGTTCAGCACGATGCATTACTTTGGACAGTTAATAACAATCACGACTGTGTAAGACACACTAATTTAAATCATAAATCATTCGTAATTGGTCAGTTTTAAGTTCAAAATGAAGTTACATCTCGTGTTAGCAGTGTCGTTAATGTTAATAGCAAGTTCCAATGGTGGTCTCATCGACGGTCTGCTCGGAACAGTGAAAGACACCACAAGTTCTATTACACATGGCATTGGTGGTGTTGTGCGCAGTGGCAAGAACTTCGTCTTCGGAGGTACAGAAACGACTGCAGAAGGCAGAACTGTGACAAAACCAGGTATAGTTGGAACAATATCTATGAAAATACACGATGTTTCACACGCAGTTAGAGAAGAAGTGAGATCTGTGCTGTTTATGTTTGACGGAGATCAAGAACAAGGACAAAGAGGAGTCATAGGAAGATTGTACGATAGAATGACAGGTCGTATTTACAGAGTAAAAGGATTCTTATTTGGCGACAGTAGCAAACCAAACGAGAACGTAACATACCCGCCGTTCAAGAAACTCGAAGGTGATACCACAGTTTTAACTGACAGACTGAAAAAACACTTCTTTAAGAATAACACGAATAGTTCTGGGATCCAAAAAACGTTAGTAACCTTACATGATGCGATTTATAGGATTCGTCACAATATGACCAGGAATAACCAAGGTTCGAatcatattaatataaataagatgGACGATGAAGAAGATGGTGTGGGTCTGCTTGATGTTCGAGCTTCTATGACCGATATGGGTGCAGGAGCCCGAACTGACTTCGTAAATGGAGTAGACGCAGCATACGATAAGGTCAACGACAACTTCAATGCAGGAAGGCAAAAAGCAAAATCTTCTGTAGCAGATGCGAAACAGAACTCGCAAAATTTTATCGaaaaccaaaagaaaaatttacagaataattataaaaacttagaaaatgaTGCTAAAAAGTTCAAAAGTGATGTTGATAATTCTCTTGATGGTCTAGGGACAAAGGTGAATGAAGAATCCGATtcgataaaaaaattgttagagAATGGTTACAGTCAAGTTAATTTTGGTGCTCATTAAAGATTCAACTTTCCTTAAGATTATGTCCACGCTAAGAAGAAAATGTTGTTACTGAAGTGtaattaaatgaatttaaatctaatagtctttttttttcaatcacatTAAGAGTTCCCACAAACTGCAGACTTTACTGGCATATACTCATAAAtcggtatgaagatgaatggaagagCGCAAATTACAACGATCATGCATTAAAAACTATGATTGGGTTTGGGCTTtgcttaaaaatacatattttaggcAACTTTGGGGAAAACTTTCGACCACCTGTTAAGCCTGCAGTGACttacataacaaataatcgagttggattagatagatagatagatagatagatagataaaacatttattcggaCAAACGACAAGACACCataaagatacacaataagaaataaaacaaaacaagaagtgggtagaaagacaaacataaaatacaaaaattaacgGCGTGGCGCAGTGTCTTACGCttgcaccgaatgggagtccaGCTCAGCATGTGTCAGTGATTAAATCCCATATCGGGATTCCAGGCAACGAACTGGCTGATTCCGCCGCTAAATCTGCTGCCAATCTTCACCGTTCCTGTGACTATGCATCGATCCCAATCAGTTACgttaaatataagaataatCTCCTCTGCCGCCAGGCAGCAGATCTCTATGACACAGCAACTCACATCAAAACTCTTATCCCCAGCTATGAGCAGCTCCAAATATATTTAGCTTCAGTCAAACCAAACTTCGCGATCATGCAATATTTATCCAACCACGGCTACCACAAATCATATCTTCACCGCTTCCACATCACCCCCGATAATCTGTGTCCATGTGACGGGATTAGCATTCAGACCTGGAAACACCTGACTCAGGAATGTCTTCGCTTTTCTTTCACTCGAAATGACCACTTGATTGTGGCGGATGGTTCGAGCCCCTACGACATAACCCAGCTGACGTCAGAAGCTATGGACACCATGCACAATCACATTTTTCAGATTGTCAGGCAGCTCAAGCGGTTAGCCCATTCATACAGCAACAACAACAGTTAGCCCATTTGTAACCGCCGATTCTACTTCTGTACCATATCCgtaaattaagtttttaatgaacccatcgatattttatttattatgtacatattatttaattgaaaaaaccTATCCCTCCTCAAACCACCCACAACATCACAAACCCTTCCACAATACCTCCCCAACCCAAAACCAGTCAGGAGAAAGGCGCAGACATACTATAAGTGTTACCCTTTCTTcccaatgtaaatattaaaaataataataataaagccccgcagggcatctgaggcggatgacggggagtagcgaccccgcggggctatatatccgagtgctccagggagagtatactgtcccccatctccggcttgccggagtgaagatgacgggggataggtcttccgcctcttggcttgccttcatcggccggtcagagtggagtcgctagagcaaggttagtcctgctcggagggtaggtgcctcgtggtaagtggcgagtgggccggtgatgctggacccacagggagcgcgtgatctgcgtttaaagtccgccgaggtatcctcacccttctcagccgctcatgtccctgttgccctcttgttgcttttcagtgactgatgcccgggggcccagtaagtgagttggcgagtctccacctgccattttaacatgtatttaatacattgtcatcggcaggtgccatagttcccgtagtttccccattcctagtccattagcatcccaccacaatagcccaagtagttttcatccatagttagcaatagtttagcacagaaccggggattgtccttgggtacatttctatagtgtatacagggataatcgtcggttttgtgtcaccatttcattaaagttgtctcaaaagggcttcagcgtgttggcttcggccccacgttcgcctcccaaaaatccgggactctatagtcccgaggtctggaagagacataataataataagccccgcagggcatctgaggcggatgacggggagtagcgaccccgcggggctatatatccgaatgctccagggagagtatactgtccccatctccggcttgccggagtgaagcatgacgggggataggtctcccgcctcttggcttgccttcatcggccggtcagagtggagtcgctagagtagggttagcagcccgctcggagggtaggtgcctcgtggtaagtggcgagtgggccggtgatgctggacccacagggagcgcgtgatctgcgtttaaagtccgccgaggtatcctcacccttcagccgctcatgtacctgttgcccccttgttgctattcagtgactgattcccgggggcccagtaagtgagttggcgagtctccacctgccatttttacgtgtgcaaacattgttatcggcaggtgccatagttcccatagtcttccaattcctagtccactaacatcccatcacaatagcccaggtagttttcctccatagttagcaatagtttagcacagaaccggggattgtccttgggtacatttctatagtgtatacggggataatcgtcggttttgtgtcgccatttcattaaagttgtctcaaaagggcttcagcgtgttggcttcggccccacgttcgcctcccaaaaatccgggactctatagtcccgaggtctggtagagacatacaaaataataataatcgagTATTTGATGCTAAAACTGCTTTCATTTTAGTGAAAAGTAATTTACCTATACGGTTTAATTACCCAAATCAAATCACCGAAACGCACTATCATATGAAAAGGCTTTAAATAATGAGTGGTGGGTCCATACGACCCCGCTATTCATTGCAGGGTTAATTAACACTGTTTGCGGCGAGAGCGCGATGTAATCGGGGGTCCTTTGCACCCCAGTTTATGTGTTTGGGGTCACGTTTTATTC is a genomic window of Helicoverpa zea isolate HzStark_Cry1AcR chromosome 6, ilHelZeax1.1, whole genome shotgun sequence containing:
- the LOC124631206 gene encoding uncharacterized protein LOC124631206, which translates into the protein MKLHLVLAVSLMLIASSNGGLIDGLLGTVKDTTSSITHGIGGVVRSGKNFVFGGTETTAEGRTVTKPGIVGTISMKIHDVSHAVREEVRSVLFMFDGDQEQGQRGVIGRLYDRMTGRIYRVKGFLFGDSSKPNENVTYPPFKKLEGDTTVLTDRLKKHFFKNNTNSSGIQKTLVTLHDAIYRIRHNMTRNNQGSNHININKMDDEEDGVGLLDVRASMTDMGAGARTDFVNGVDAAYDKVNDNFNAGRQKAKSSVADAKQNSQNFIENQKKNLQNNYKNLENDAKKFKSDVDNSLDGLGTKVNEESDSIKKLLENGYSQVNFGAH